Part of the Aedes albopictus strain Foshan unplaced genomic scaffold, AalbF5 HiC_scaffold_586, whole genome shotgun sequence genome is shown below.
ACATcctttaacgttgaacttttcgtcattgaaatcatcgtcatcatcaaacatttgaaagcagttttttcgttcaaaacaaaagtttttgctatgaaaatatattcactgtactccacatgaggaatataatgcagtgaatatatttttatgatccttgttttgatttgcagcgagaaaactgctttttattttccgaaaaatgatgacggatgcttgagccttaaaggtTAACTGAAGTTCACGCAGTAGCCTATGGCTTGTacattaaaaaatgaataaataataaataaaaataaagcgccccacacaatgcatacgtttgcgtgatagtagtttgacacatttcccatgggaaaactaccaaaaaaacgcaaacctcgacggaacggacgctatgtgttccaggcttaacaaTTATTTTAAAGTATGAGCACaaaacatgaaattttcaaaaaaatgcagcTTAAAAACGGCTTGaagaacatttctaattttttgaaGTGTTATGTGAAATTAGTTCAACTTtcgttaaaattattaaaaaaaatagttgtgTTCCAACattgtaaaaatcataaaaaaaacaaatattttgacTTATTTTGAATGTTAACATTTACTTCAGTTTTTTcgcgttattttaaaaaaaaatctagaactaataatctttttatttgtggaaaaatattgcaaaacggtccattggttcaaaagttataattttttaaaatttttagttttgaaaaatcatgattttttggaccacccaaaAAATTGATGACGAAATAATACGGAAATAAAGATCTATTTTTTTTCGATCAAAatcggagcacttttattttCGAGTCTTTTTTTTTCGTGGAATGGCTGTGTTATAATAATGACGTAAAACTAAACAAatgaaaattgttcaatagaaTACCCTATCGACGAAATTTCCCTGGTTGCCACCAGCAATATTTTAATAAGTTCAAAATTTTCCCAGGTGAACTACGATTCTCTATTATTACCAATTCGCTTTCCAGGCTATATAGATGTCCAGTGTAAAGTATGTTCAACTGCTTCACTATTAGTCATGCGCAAAGTTTCAAAAATACATTACTTTGCCTACACATGCAGACCACATGCTATCCCTTTGGTATCAAGCAAACAAATCAAATATGCCTCTTCATTTTTCGGATGTCACGTTGTGCTTGCCGGTTACAAATGCGTGCCGATGTTTTACTTAACTAGCAAGCACATGCGCACTAGAGATGAAACATCTCAAGCAAAGCTTATGGATATCCTGCAACATTCGTTGCATGCGGCCCGGTCACAGCATCTACATCGCATTAGTTCGATTGCAACGTTCAAGCGGGAAAGATCGTTTTTGGTTTCGTTTAGTTTATGTAGATGGGAGTTTTATCAGAAAGAGATGGAACATTATTCGTGTACATCTATCATGTTTCTGAGAAATGGATCAAGAGTTGTAAGTAAAGTGAATTTGATTATTAGTTCGAGAAAAGTCGTACATAGAAGAACAGGATTGGCATAGAAATAATAAATCCAAAATGTATTGATAAAGTGAAGCTGCATGGTGTGATATTAAACGAAATAAAATTAGTCAATTCCCATGGTTTTTGATGTACGCAAATGTTTTGATTTTACATACATCTTAGGAAATTGTGCAAATTTCAACTGTTTATAAGAATCAACCCATGGCAATGACATTCGATGCCGGATAACTGGATACAGTAGATAAACAATAACTATATTTAGAATGCTATATTTGGAGATTCCAACCGCTGACAGAGGCATGTGCAAGGAGGTTTTGAGTTCAATTTAACGTTAAGAACATACTATGCTAAATAAAAATTAATCGCTTTGAATTGAATTTCAGCTATGTATTGTAGTGTTTTCGCTAAGCGTGCTATGTGGAATTAGCGCACTGTCAGTCAATGATGCTGGGGACAATAAATTATCAAGTGATGATCTCAGAAAGCAGCTGCAAGATGTTAAAGCACATTTGGAGAAATTCAATACGCACTATCTTATGAACTTGGAACAGCGAATGCTGAACGTCTTAACAACGATGACCAGCCTAGATAGCAATGTAAAAATGCTtcaggaaaaatctcaaatttgggACGTGTTTCAGCACCACATCGGTGCATGGACCGAACATATGAAATCTGTTGATCATAAGCTGGATTTAATTAGAAAGTGAGTTTTGATTGAATGACGTGATATTATTGTTGATCGtgctttgtgttattacagaagcCAGGAAAGTACTCCTCATCCGCTAGAAACTAAACTATCTAATCTGGATTTCAAAATTCAACACATTTTCGATAAGGTAGATATCGTAAATGAAAAGCTTCATGACATTACCAAAACTGTGTACGCATTGTCGAGTTCTTATCGTGCACGTCGAAATGATCACAACGAAGCACACGATCAAAGTGCAGTGATGACTAAAATTAGTAACCTTCAGAAGCAATTGAACCGCTTGGAACTGAGTTCTGCAAATTGCCCTAAAAAGAACGGCAACGGTAATGGCAAGGCGAAGAAAGAAGTGCAAGAATTCGACGATGAGTTGGATGATTTTCTGGACAAACTTGCTACAAAGAAATTGAAAGACATAGCAGCCAGCCGAAAAAACTCACGTTCTCTGGAGAGTTTGTCGAATGTCATCCGTTCTGTTGATGAGCGAACGACTAGGATCTACGATTTGGAAGCCAACCAGTTTGAACAAATCTTAAGCTGCTGTAAACGAACTGATCATGAGATCACAACATTTACCAACAGTGCGGACATTCTGTTGAAACGTATCGAACGTTTGGTTATAAGCGTGGATGATAAAATCGAGAATAGAAACAAGTTGCAATGCCAACGTCGTAACGATCCATCAATCGCGGGGAATAATCTTGATGTTACAACCGACAGGATTGAAGATATAATTTCCACTACGACAGATAATGATTATAGCGTCTCAAAGCTTGCCTTGGACGAAAGTGAAATTGAAGGtgattaaaaacaaaacaaatcggTTGAATtctaaaacatcttttttttgtTTCAAGTGGATTTTCATCAACCGGACAAGCAAGGATGTCATCAGTTGACTGTCCGAGAGGATGGCGTTTATACCTTCGGATTAATTGAACTGAATGAAGCAAATCGGGATATCAACAGACGCTACTGTAAATTCGCCACAGATGGTACAGCTTGGACAGTTATCCAGCGACGGGAACTTACTGATCTACAGGAGAACTTCAACCGATCTTGGAGCGAGTATAAGAACGGTTTTGGCGATTTGAGCAATGAGTTTTGGTTTGGAAACAATTTCATTCATATGTGACTATTGCATACCGTAAGGGAGAATGTTTGCTACAAATGTATCTCTATCATTTCAGGCTAACATACGATGACAACGTTGAATTGAGAATTGAACTGTTtgattttgatggaaattttgcctatgccGAATATAAGACATTTAGAATCGATACCGAGCAATTCAACTTTAATTTGATGGTCTCTGATTACCAAGGCAACGCGTCGGACGCGATGAGCTACCACCACGATCAAGACTTCAGCACATACGATCACTCAAATGATAAATCAAGTGGATCATTTCCGTGTGCCTTAACGTATGGTAGTGGATGGTGGTTTAATAGGTATGGTACAACTTACATTATTTGCAACAATTATCAGCAACGAGCCACTGTGTCACACTGCTTTAGTTGCGCTGAATCTAACCTCAATGGAATCTATTATGCTGAAAACCCAAGATCGCACAAATCCACTGGAATCCTATGGGAGCCTTGGCTGGGAGATTATTCGCTCAAGTCAACCATTATGATGATTCGCCCGAGAGACATGTGGAATACTGAAGACGAAAGCGTTCCATCACCGCAGGACCCTTAGGCCTTAACTTGAAATCTTAAGATCAGAAAAGTATGAATACGTTTTTGTTGGTCGGGTAGAAAGAAAGAAAACATTTGTTGCCAAAGAGAGTTTTGTCTATATAAACGTAGATGCAAATAAATACGATTGTTAACAAAATTGTACTTCGCATTAATTAAATTCCTTGGTTATGGAAAATTACGGCATCGCCATATCGCGTAGATCACGAAACGTTTCCAgtaataggggcacaactcaaaatttatcaatttttcagAAAAAGCGTTTGAAAATTTGGGAATCTCGAAGCACATTCTGCAAGTTCACGTATTTAACTCATCATTTGGTAAACGTATTTGATTGAAATAATACAATGGAAAGCACCTGGAGGACTATCTGTTTAATTAATTTTGGATCACTATTTTTCAAcgaatattgaaaaagttgactgattatAAGTTGTGCTTTTTGATTgataaaaattgataaaaatgagtaaatttcgcGTTTTACAATGAATTTTGGAACGGATCTGTGTGAGACTAATTTTTGCATAGTTTTTCCACAGACAAAcggacgtctcactctactcacttcccatcgtttccccttttatcggattattcaaatattccgtagttcggaAATCggtcgctcatggcgctcgcatcgcttttgctcctgtttgacgtttgctcactaccgccatctactcagtgggtttgcgtaccacagcataattagcatcgGGCGATTCTGTTTGcgcgacgatgatttttatcgcattttgttccaagtgatacgtctgtttgtctgtggtttttcattatttgccatcaaaatctcaaaatcgACCGGTTTCCTGTAATAGGGGTACAACTCAATATTCATCAATTTCGATAGTGATGTAAACTTGTATCTCaaaaagacccgttccgaaattggTTGAGAAATTGTGGCAATTTTATGCAGTATAAGTACAACTCAAAATCAAACAACTTTTTTAACAGTCGCTGTAAAATAATCATCCAAAATTCATGAGTCAAATAGCCCTTCAGGCCTATTAAAAAATACAACAATCAAAACTCGTTTATATTTGCAATAAAAAGTTAAATAAGAAAACTTACAAGAGGTGCTTTTAGAttcccaattttcaaacgcttacataattatgaaaattctatttttttgagTTGTCCCTCTATTACGGAAAACCGACGATATCTTCTGAAACTTGTTCAGAAACGCGAAATTTACGCAATTTTGTGTAATAATAAAGGCACAACTGAAAATCAGTAAACATTTACAATACCTGTTGAACAATAGTATGTATTCTAAAACTCATGAAACAGATAGGCCTATTCCAAGATGCAACAATCAAATTTTGTTTATTTACGATATCTTCGCAATCCTGCAATAGGGGCCCAAACAATGTAAATTTTCAGAACaactaccttgataccttgtagCTAACTAACTTTACTTCAACGCTAAGGCCAAGTGTGTAAAAGAAATTCAACCGGGTGCAGCCAGTTTTCCTGTTTCCTAGCGAAAACATTTCGAGAAAACTAAACACAAATGACGGttaaaaattcaaacaaacacgaaaaagaaaaaaaagctaCACTTTCGAATCCTTGAAAACGGTCCCGTCATGTCAAGAAAACATTATAGTTATTTAGATTATTATTCCAGAAAACTGAAAAGCCAGCAGCATAACAGAAGTTTGTCAGAAGAGTTAAATAAGTGAATGTGTAGGAGCTGAGTTTCGAGATTCCTAATTTTCAAACGTTTATTCTGAAATCGTTTATGGCAAGCAACCGATGGTATCGTCGCTGTTGTTAATTAATCAGGATAACTTTATTGCTGTGTAGACTATCtattttcaatgagtttcagatgGCTATTCGGCGACCGTTGAAAATTTGCCATTAAAAAAAATGACACATTTTGAATTATATCTCTGTTGCACGGAACCGACGATATGCACAAATTAGATGATAAAATCTAGCACACTTTTCATTAGGCTACATTTGAGTCCAATTGTGAATGAGAAGAATGTAGTTAACCTTTTTCAAATTGtacagcgcatttagttcaccactggactatcgcacttgctttcaagagtgcgaaaacgcaaataaaagtgcgcgattgcatccaatcgactcggtttcttcagagcacttattcagcatacatcgaagaattagtgcgccgaagactataatttgatttgatgcaatcgcgcagttttatttacgttttcacacttatgaagactcagtgcgcagtccagttgTGAACTAAATACGGTATACATCAATGAATAATCGGTTAAATTTTGTATGTCTAAGACTGTCCTAACCATAATGGTAAAATAATAAACTACCGTCAAGTCGCCCTGCCCGTCACCGTggaggctccattcaccgtgcgcCTCCGAATACTTTTTCATTATTCCCATATTACGATTAAACGGTATGACAATTCCCCTTCAATTTCGCCAATACAACACTAAAGAATTGTTACCAAGTCGAAATGCTcattagggtcgatttcttcaccctggcttaggcgttaagccaggtttacctatatgggtaagcctggcttacgagttaagccgaggtgaagaaatcggtccTTAGAATCTTTTTAAATTACCATTTAGActttaaagtgtgtttacatgaggcggttttctgctcgttcactgcattcatagtcaaaaagcgaaaactgcgctaaggtgatttggGCAATGAAGTAattgtagtaacgtttttattccaccaagaagcaattaaattcacatatcaggtatgtatttcgCATTACCAAAGCAAGTTAAACAAAGAAGTACGATTTCTCGtacttctatatatataaaaatgcagtggcatacgtgggaccgcgcataacttgcgaacgggtggtccgatttgggtcgtctaagttttgttctgttagttttcacccaaggaaggtttatgaggcctaaaacatggggaaattgagagtttttgaaaatcgggttttcatacattttgaacggggacttggtcgcttggctagggactcgaaacgtcaaaaaacgcagtaggcaagacaaagtttgccgggtacagctagttttaattAAAATAAAAGGGCACTGTGCCTCATATTGtcccttcttcttcttattttttatgGTTCGACGTTCGCataggaacttggcctgcctctcttcaacttagtgttcttagagcacatccaaagttattaattgaagggctttctttgcctgccattgcatgaatttgtatattgtgtggcaagtacaatgataggggagactggggagacttgatccctttttcttaattggcCTGTAACTTTGAGAAataacacaaaactagatccattttttgtacaaaatggcaggttaacatctattgcaagtttaaacacaacagaaggactttacattattgttaaagttttcaaaactgtgtttttatggaggcatgccttatgatgtatttttcaaaaatgtcacaattgatccctttttgagcacatggttaatttaaagggaaaataactccagaagcttcctgtttattttcttttcaagttttcttgcatttttgatgaatacggtgtatttgaaattataagatttccttaaggacaaggtatttggagtacatagctcaaaatttctagagcaccgttttttagaaccgttgaacggatttggatgagaatgcatcacgctaattgttcagtggttgtcaatagcgtgatgcattttaatccaaatccgttcaacggttctaaaaaacggtgctctagaaattttgagctatgtactccaaataccttgtccttaaggacaaacgtcatgaaatctcgcttcaacattgcatataaacttcagacgcacaaatctcaagaagcgagcttcaaacaacaatgtatttcattattctgtccttgctcacttgtaattagcttaaaataaaaagctcaggtgcactggttttgtttacgaagagatttgtgccctcgaaatcgtgagtaggtgccaaagtcggccattgtggcggccattttgggattctaacaagtctgtccttaaattgttaaggatatgccgaatattgaaaatggggagacttgatcccctttttaatggtgtgtaataaaatcataattagctgacacgttttatcattgaatatactagaattccgagtaaatagaggcttccaaatagaattttgatttttcacatgtataatgtgtgtgtaatacATGTCACTATTGTATACACTAAGCTGCatgaattgaaatatttatataacagccttaatGGGATAAATACATTTGATAGTATTTTaattatactatgtgctgtgaaattttgacacgatttggttcaattttcacaaagatattgaaaattttcggaaggactgaaaacaaaccatcagccattgaaaaataatgcaatacacaattaaaatcaattgtagccaaaacattgtcgtctgcccaggtgttgttttggaaaaaaatatgctagaagaaaactctttatgattccgagaaaatatggggggaacaagtctcctcaGGGATCAAGTCGGGTAACATTTTccggaccggaacgggaatcgaacccgccgtctccggattggcgatccatagcctcaatcactaggctaactgggcaCCCAATTGTCCAATATAcctagaaaaatttgaaaatttgaacacTCGTTAATTAAATtgaatcttgcaagttattacttgaaattaatataaacgaagaaaattcactTGGCTGGgttattttgatcatttttaagcaaaatagaataacatttttcatacacggtgaatgggtccctactaccacggtgaatggtgagctacgacggaatcaggcgaccttactaccaCAGACTGTGttactaccctctactaattgtacCATAATATTataaccaaattttgtgaaaaaatgtcTACTTTTGTGGATATTACTttcattttaacctataatgaaagcAATTAACAGCGGCATCAATaatgtttataagattggtgtcaaatgacagcccttattcgcCCCAAattctcttagatccacggtgactgATGACTTGACGGTACATATGTTGATTATggcatatttttaattttcacTGCAAGTTATGCTAATGAAGGTATACTATGTTCAGACGGATATGTTCGCTCTATACATAGCTCGAGTACTCATTATTTTTCCATTAAAGTTGATTATTTTCTTAGAAGGCTGTTACACCTTACATTTAGTTGCATTTCTTGTATATTTAAATTAGAGCTTTATCAACATTGATAAAAATCAAAAGAATAATAAAACATACAATTTAATTCAGTGTAAGCCAAGAGAATAGAAAATCCAATTGGAATATACCAAGGTAACATTTTTCAGCGTGTGCCATTCTCCAGCTGTCaaataaaacatagaaaaaaacAGCGTATAGTTGTGTGTGAGTTAGCTGCAATAGAAATTAGCGACCGTTGTGTATTGGTGTGGCTTCCATTCCATATCGTGCGGTGATTCGTCATTCATTCAAAGAGCGAGTACTAGTCTGGAGTATCCTTATGTGTCTACGGATATTTTGCTTTATTTCGATTCGTCCTTGTGTCTAACCAAttcgattttttgatattaagGAAATCAAAATAGTAAATGTTCAGTTGTTATACTCATTAACATGATTCGCGAACGGTGTATCGGTCCAGCGCACAATAAGATACGGAAGTCTCCATCGCtgtgaagaaagtgtgcgaaGAAGAAGACGACAGAAAGGGCCACTCCTGTTTCATTGTGTCTCGCTAATGTCGGATACTTGTGAGTTGTTCGCGTAATACTAATTTGGTGCAAAAGTTGCTTACGGTTGGTGATACTACGCGGAATAGCAATCGAAGTAACTCTTTGATATCGACTTGAGAGATTAGGATCATAGATCCAAGCATCGCAACGCATAAAAATGATGAAAAGTTTGTTCGGCAGAAAAACTGCCAAAGACCATGACCGGAACAAAATATCGGAGATCGGGCTACCCACAAATGTGGTCCACGGAATTCATGTTAGCAAGAATAAGCTTACCGGTGATTTGGAGGGATTGCCGAAAGCATGGATCAGACTTATGGACGCATCTATCACACATGACGAGCAGAGTAAAAACCCGGAGGCGGCGTATCAGGCAGTCAAATTCTATAATTATTCGATAAAGAAAAAGGAACAAGCCGAACCATTCAAGCCATTTATAACCGAAGATGCCATCCATGAGGAAACTGAATCAATCGATCAGTTTTTGGACATGAAAAATGCCCACAAAAGTGAAGATTCTATCGAAAGTGAGGAGAATTATGCCGAAGTATCACCGCCACCACCTCCGTTGCCTAAAAAAGCTATGACTTTACCTCCTAAGCCACAGGTAATGCCTAAGCCGAAAAACTACCCAAAACTTTCCAAGGCAATCCACAATCTAAGTCTACTGGAAGGCGGGAACAAAGAAACTATGATAATTCATAGTAATAGCACCGCATTGGATAATCATAAAAGTGCATATGATTTGGTCAATAAAGTAGATTTGGATGCTGACAACGAACTGATACTGAGGCCAAAAGAGCAAAATGTCCGTACACCGAAAACAGATATGCAAGTTTATAATGAATTAAAACGGATCTGTAATATGAATGATCCATTGGAGCGGTATGAGAAAACTGTCGAAGTAGGTAAAGGTGCTTCAGGTGTAGTCTTCATAGCTAACGATCGTCAGACGTCCCAAAAAGTTGCCATCAAGACAATCGATATGAAAAATCAATCATCCAAAGAATCCATCCTTAACGAAATTAATGTACTGAAAGATTTTAATCACAGAAATCTTGTCAACTTCCTGGAAGCGTACTATATTGAAACGGATGATCATCTGTGGGTCATTCTCGAGTACATGGATGGAGGACCATTGACAGATGTTGTCACTGAAACCGTGATGAAGGACCGCCAGATTGCCGCAGT
Proteins encoded:
- the LOC109406153 gene encoding serine/threonine-protein kinase PAK 3; its protein translation is MMKSLFGRKTAKDHDRNKISEIGLPTNVVHGIHVSKNKLTGDLEGLPKAWIRLMDASITHDEQSKNPEAAYQAVKFYNYSIKKKEQAEPFKPFITEDAIHEETESIDQFLDMKNAHKSEDSIESEENYAEVSPPPPPLPKKAMTLPPKPQVMPKPKNYPKLSKAIHNLSLLEGGNKETMIIHSNSTALDNHKSAYDLVNKVDLDADNELILRPKEQNVRTPKTDMQVYNELKRICNMNDPLERYEKTVEVGKGASGVVFIANDRQTSQKVAIKTIDMKNQSSKESILNEINVLKDFNHRNLVNFLEAYYIETDDHLWVILEYMDGGPLTDVVTETVMKDRQIAAVCREVLQAISFLHSKGIIHRDIKSDNVLLGMDGSVKVTDFGFCANIEGDEKRQTMVGTPYWMAPEVVTRKQYGKKVDIWSLGIMAIEMIEGQPPYLNQAPLRALYLIAANGRPDVKSWDNLSDNLKDFLDRCLQVEVDQRASADELLQHPFLQDCMELRTLTPLIKAARRLLKRDNYS
- the LOC115261221 gene encoding angiopoietin-2, which produces MEHYSCTSIMFLRNGSRVLCIVVFSLSVLCGISALSVNDAGDNKLSSDDLRKQLQDVKAHLEKFNTHYLMNLEQRMLNVLTTMTSLDSNVKMLQEKSQIWDVFQHHIGAWTEHMKSVDHKLDLIRKSQESTPHPLETKLSNLDFKIQHIFDKVDIVNEKLHDITKTVYALSSSYRARRNDHNEAHDQSAVMTKISNLQKQLNRLELSSANCPKKNGNGNGKAKKEVQEFDDELDDFLDKLATKKLKDIAASRKNSRSLESLSNVIRSVDERTTRIYDLEANQFEQILSCCKRTDHEITTFTNSADILLKRIERLVISVDDKIENRNKLQCQRRNDPSIAGNNLDVTTDRIEDIISTTTDNDYSVSKLALDESEIEVDFHQPDKQGCHQLTVREDGVYTFGLIELNEANRDINRRYCKFATDGTAWTVIQRRELTDLQENFNRSWSEYKNGFGDLSNEFWFGNNFIHMLTYDDNVELRIELFDFDGNFAYAEYKTFRIDTEQFNFNLMVSDYQGNASDAMSYHHDQDFSTYDHSNDKSSGSFPCALTYGSGWWFNSCAESNLNGIYYAENPRSHKSTGILWEPWLGDYSLKSTIMMIRPRDMWNTEDESVPSPQDP